A region from the Mustela erminea isolate mMusErm1 chromosome 2, mMusErm1.Pri, whole genome shotgun sequence genome encodes:
- the LOC116584553 gene encoding keratin, type I cytoskeletal 18-like: protein MSFTTHSTFSSNYRSLGSMQSPSHRVRPISSAASVYAGAGGSGSRISVSRSTSFRGGWRSGGLATGLAAGMARGLAGIGGMQGEKKTMQDLNDCLASYLERVRSLEADNQRLKVRIREHLEKKGPQVRDWGHYFKTIEELRSQIFASSVDNARIVLQIDSARLAADDFRVKYETELAMRQSMESDIHGLRKVIDDTNVTRLQLETEIEALKEELLFMKKNHEEEVKGLQNQIATSGLTVELDAPKSQDLSKIMADIRAQYDELARKNREELDKYWSQQIEESTTVITTQTSEIGEAEMPLTELRRTAQSLEINLDSMRNLKSSLENSLREVETRYAMQMEQLNGVLLHLESELSQTRAEGQCQAQEYEALLNVKVKLEAEIATYRRLLEDGEDFNLSDALDSSSSMQTIQKTTTRKIVDGKVVSETNDTKVLRR from the coding sequence ATGAGCTTCACCACCCACTCCACCTTCTCTTCCAACTATCGGTCCCTGGGCTCCATGCAGTCGCCCAGCCACCGGGTCCGGCCTATCAGCAGCGCGGCCAGCGTCTATGCAGGTGCTGGAGGCTCAGGCTCCCGGATCTCCGTATCCCGCTCCACCAGCTTCCGGGGCGGTTGGAGGTCCGGGGGCCTGGCCACGGGGTTGGCCGCCGGGATGGCCAGGGGTCTGGCCGGCATAGGGGGCATGCAGGGCGAGAAGAAGACCATGCAAGACCTGAATGACTGCCTGGCCTCCTACCTGGAGAGGGTGAGGAGCCTGGAGGCAGATAATCAGAGACTGAAGGTGAGAATCCGGGAACACCTGGAGAAGAAGGGACCCCAGGTCAGAGACTGGGGGCATTACTTCAAGACCATCGAGGAGCTGAGGTCTCAGATTTTTGCAAGTTCTGTGGACAATGCCCGCATCGTTCTGCAGATTGACAGTGCCCGTCTTGCTGCTGATGACTTCAGAGTCAAGTATGAGACGGAACTGGCCATGCGCCAGTCCATGGAGAGTGACATCCACGGGCTCCGCAAGGTCATCGATGACACCAATGTCACTAGGCTGCAGTTGGAGACAGAGATTGAGGCTCTCAAGGAGGAGTTGCTCTTTATGAAGAAGAACCATGAGGAGGAAGTAAAGGGTCTACAGAACCAAATTGCCACCTCCGGGTTGACCGTGGAGTTGGATGCCCCCAAGTCTCAGGACCTCAGCAAGATCATGGCAGACATCCGGGCCCAGTATGATGAGCTGGCTCGGAAGAACCGAGAGGAGCTGGACAAATACTGGTCCCAGCAGATTGAGGAAAGCACCACAGTGATCACCACACAGACCTCAGAGATAGGAGAGGCTGAGATGCCCCTCACGGAGCTGAGACGTACCGCCCAGTCCTTGGAGATCAACCTGGATTCGATGAGAAACCTGAAGTCCAGCTTAGAGAACAGCCTCAGGGAGGTCGAAACCCGCTACGCCATGCAGATGGAGCAGCTCAACGGGGTCCTGCTGCACCTGGAGTCTGAACTGTCCCAGACCCGGGCAGAGGGGCAGTGCCAGGCCCAGGAGTACGAAGCCCTGTTGAATGTCAAGGTCAAGCTGGAGGCTGAGATCGCTACCTACCGTCGCCTGCTGGAAGATGGGGAGGACTTCAATCTCAGTGACGCCCTGGACAGCAGCAGCTCCATGCAAACCATCCAGAAAACCACTACCCGCAAGATTGTGGACGGCAAGGTCGTGTCTGAGACCAACGACACCAAAGTTCTGAGGCgttga